One Papaver somniferum cultivar HN1 chromosome 10, ASM357369v1, whole genome shotgun sequence genomic window carries:
- the LOC113318393 gene encoding aconitate hydratase, cytoplasmic-like, with protein sequence MYSSLSGPLAARFRFSTSSASYLCRSLAGSSSHSTISSSPSSPSLTSSRSLSFATTFRSYRSSNPRWSHGYDWRSPVSLRAQIRTAAPLLERFQRKMTTMATENAFKGLLTSLPKPGGGEFGKYYSLTALNDPRVDKLPYSIKILLESAIRNCDNFQVTKADVEKIIDWENSSPKQVEIPFKPARVLLQDFTGVPAVVDLACMRDAMNSLGSDSNKINPLIPVDLVIDHSVQVDVTRSENAVVDNMKIEFERNKERFAFLKWGSTAFRNMLVVPPGSGIVHQVNLEYLGRVVFNSDGMLYPDSVVGTDSHTTMIDGLGVAGWGVGGIEAEAAMLGQPMSMVLPGVVGFKLSGKLKNGVTATDLVLTATQMLRKHGVVGKFVEFYGDGMSELSLADRATIANMSPEYGATMGFFPVDHVTLQYLKLTGRSDETVSMVEAYLRANKMFIDYNEPQIERAYSSYLQLDLDDVEPCVSGPKRPHDRVPLKEMKADWHSCLDNKVGFKGFAVPKETQDKVAKFNFRGEPAELKHGSVVIAAITSCTNTSNPSVMLGAALVAKKASELGLQVKPWVKTSLAPGSGVATKYLLQSGLQMYLNQQGFHIVGYGCTTCIGNSGDLDESVASAITENDIVASAVLSGNRNFEGRVHALTRANYLASPPLVVAYALAGTVDIDFEKEPIGTGKDGKSIYFRDIWPTSEEIAEVVQSCVLPEMFKSTYESITTGNPMWNDLPVPKTSLCSWDPTSTYIHEPPYFKGMTMDPPGPHGVKDAYCLLNFGDSITTDHISPAGSIHKDSPAAKYLVERGVEHKHFNTYGSRRGNDEVMARGTFANIRIVNKLLKGEVGPKTVHIPSGEKLYVFDAAQRYKEAGQATIIIAGAEYGSGSSRDWAAKGPMLLGIKAVIAKSFERIHRSNLVGMGIIPLCFKDGEDADTLGLTGHERYTIDLPSKVSEIKPGQDVTVKTDTGKSFICKARFDTEVELAYFDHGGILPYVIRNLIKQE encoded by the exons ATGTATTCATCTTTGTCCGGTCCGTTAGCTGCTAGGTTTAGGTTTTCGACATCATCAGCTTCTTATCTATGTAGAAGTTTAGCTGGTTCATCATCTCATTCTACTATTTCTTCTTCGCCTTCTTCTCCATCATTGACTAGTTCTCGATCTTTGAGTTTTGCAACTACGTTTCGATCTTATAGATCTTCGAATCCTAGATGGAGTCACGGTTATGATTGGAGATCTCCTGTGAGTCTTAGGGCTCAAATCAGAACTGCTGCTCCTTTGCTTGAACGATTTCAAAGGAAGATGACTACTATGG CTACTGAGAATGCGTTTAAGGGGCTCTTAACCAGTCTTCCAAAGCCAGGTGGTGGCGAGTTTGGGAAATATTACAGTCTCACTGCACTAAATGACCCAAGGGTTG ATAAGCTGCCGTATTCCATAAAGATTCTTCTCGAGTCTGCGATACGTAACTGTGACAACTTTCAAGTCACGAAAGCAGATGTCGAGAAGATTATAGATTGGGAGAACTCTTCTCCGAAGCAAGTTGAAATTCCCTTCAAACCTGCTCGTGTTCTTTTGCAG GATTTCACTGGTGTACCAGCTGTTGTTGACCTTGCTTGCATGCGTGATGCAATGAACAGTCTAGGAAGTGACTCTAATAAGATCAACCCTTTG ATCCCAGTAGATCTTGTCATTGATCACTCGGTTCAGGTCGATGTGACAAGATCAGAAAATGCCGTGGTGGATAACATGAAGATTGAATTTGAGCGCAACAAGGAGAGATTTGCTTTTCTTAAATGGGGATCTACTGCTTTCCGTAATATGCTCGTTGTTCCTCCAGGATCTGGCATTGTGCATCAG GTGAATCTGGAATACCTTGGACGGGTTGTTTTCAACAGTGATGGCATGCTATACCCTGATAGCGTGGTGGGAACTGATTCCCACACCACTATGATTGATGGATTAGGAGTTGCTGGTTGGGGAGTTGGAGGTATTGAAGCAGAGGCAGCAATGCTTGGGCAGCCCATGAGCATGGTGTTACCTGGTGTTGTTGGGTTTAAGCTTTCCGGTAAATTGAAGAACGGCGTTACAGCTACAGACTTGGTTTTAACTGCTACACAGATGTTAAGGAAGCATGGTGTGGTTGGCAAGTTTGTTGAGTTCTATG GTGATGGTATGAGTGAACTGTCATTGGCTGATCGTGCCACTATTGCAAATATGTCTCCCGAGTATGGAGCAACCATGGGTTTTTTCCCAGTTGATCACGTAACCTTGCAATATCTCAAATTAACAGGAAGAAGCGACGAAACA GTGTCTATGGTAGAAGCTTATCTGCGTGCAAACAAAATGTTCATTGATTATAATGAG CCTCAAATAGAAAGAGCTTACTCTTCATATCTACAATTGGACCTTGACGATGTTGAGCCCTGTGTTTCAGGACCAAAGAG acctcatgatcgtgttcctTTGAAGGAAATGAAGGCAGATTGGCATTCttgtttggataacaaagttgGATTCAAG GGATTTGCTGTGCCAAAAGAAACTCAGGACAAAGTTGCAAAGTTTAATTTCCGTGGAGAACCTGCAGAGCTCAAACATGGTAGTGTTGTGATAGCTGCCATTACAAGTTGTACAAATACTTCTAACCCCAGCGTCATGTTAGGGGCAGCTTTGGTTGCCAAAAAGGCCTCTGAATTAGGTCTACAG GTTAAACCATGGGTCAAAACAAGTCTTGCCCCAGGTTCTGGAGTTGCTACAAAGTATCTGCTCCAGAG TGGCTTGCAGATGTATTTGAACCAGCAGGGATTCCATATTGTTGGATACGGTTGCACAACTTGTATAGGGAATTCTGGGGATCTGGATGAATCAGTTGCTTCTGCAATTACAGAAAATG aCATTGTTGCATCAGCCGTTCTCTCTGGAAACCGGAACTTTGAGGGCCGTGTGCATGCCTTGACACGAGCAAACTATCTTGCATCACCTCCTTTAGTCGTCGCATACGCCCTTGCTGGGACG GTTGACATTGATTTTGAGAAGGAACCAATTGGTACAGGGAAGGATGGTAAGAGCATTTACTTCAGAGATATCTGGCCAACTTCTGAGGAAATTGCTGAG GTTGTTCAATCCTGTGTATTGCCTGAAATGTTTAAGAGCACTTATGAGTCTATCACTACGGGCAACCCTATGTGGAATGATCTACCAGTGCCTAAAACAAGTCTCTGCTCATGGGATCCGACCTCAACCTACATTCATGAACCCCCATACTTCAAGGGCATGACAATGGATCCACCAGGTCCTCATGGAGTAAAGGATGCTTATTGCTTGCTCAATTTCGGTGACAGTATCACTACTGATCACATATCTCCTGCTGGGAGCATCCACAAAGATAGCCCTGCAGCGAAGTATCTTGTTGAGCGAGGTGTGGAGCACAAGCACTTCAATACTTACGGAAGTCGACGTGGAAATGATGAGGTGATGGCTAGGGGAACCTTCGCTAATATTCGCATTGTCAACAAGCTCTTGAAGGGAGAAGTTGGCCCAAAGACGGTTCATATTCCAAGTGGGGAGAAACTTTATGTGTTCGATGCAGCTCAG AGATACAAGGAAGCGGGTCAAGCTACTATTATCATTGCCGGAGCAGAGTACGGAAGTGGAAGCTCCCGAGATTGGGCTGCCAAGGGTCCAATGTTGCTG GGCATAAAAGCAGTAATCGCCAAGAGCTTCGAGAGGATTCATCGCAGTAATTTGGTAGGAATGGGCATTATCCCTCTCTGCTTCAAAGATGGTGAGGATGCAGACACTTTGGGCCTTACTGGTCACGAGCGTTACACTATTGATCTTCCAAGCAAAGTTAGTGAAATCAAGCCTGGTCAAGATGTTACCGTCAAAACTGACACTGGCAAGTCATTCATCTGCAAAGCCCGGTTTGACACAGAG GTGGAGTTGGCATACTTTGATCATGGAGGCATTCTTCCATATGTTATCAGAAATCTGATTAAGCAAGAGTAG
- the LOC113315653 gene encoding uncharacterized protein LOC113315653, with product MVEIQSCSVNVNIVNQSSSTTLCARNISCSSLAFSSDPLECAEKESGNVLAEVSAQLEQERQKNAELMERISLLEALLQDRATTNEQDHRDHAAADRSLKELKRQKIEPDKSEATNVDFPQCSEMLMEINNGSAQCMTLEMSDQQDRVVNWMSMDDSQFLNLESVKDVDCVADCEVDTDDTDDDDFEDEDETAIDDKDVENDENSQVPDTSKDHFNEGVTESGKHIEFLETAHDSHGEVKVQVNETNKTEIRKQRRKECRKTVKGISKPQLEIHNCIQETGHKGFGSMSSNNKPLKVPFCPKEVKKIIESEALSSKNAQSHTIRKIIVFASLGIRHGCEDMYDLNFSHFSILHKGEPYVSPKSPGEHVLYENPGVRRKVFYPNRQNATLCPIQIIEEEKAMRPSDMSCPSCLFLCIKYGGRTRNLPQNEYVRQRMGRNKLKSFGPLMCQMAMLVHVRSGSFFFKALGITLLFMAGFPDEIVQRETKYRNLDLLQKYYRKDENAEGEELFHLYPIVYEATSPNPQQLHGKATKSSAKKQAGLTSKSQNTPRALSIPSVPSSSVPSQFGLMGYTTLQNHALASFQGIPSHTQTDTPPISNVQIAGSGPNISYHTGQTPSPFPIIPGHPSNSFMPMMYWPHLNAFQSCPFPSSYGYRSFPHSSNYMTLPQPFYGHPFMTHTLERTEKKDSALLVETKSNSDSSSSIESKEA from the exons ATGGTAGAGATTCAATCTTGTTCCGTTAATGTTAACATAGTTAATCAATCCAGTAGTACTACATTATGTGCTAGAAACATAAGTTGTAGTTCTTTAGCGTTTTCTTCTGATCCATTAGAGTGTGCAGAAAAAGAAAGTGGTAATGTTTTGGCTGAGGTTTCTGCTCAGCTAGAGCAGGAACGTCAGAAAAATGCCGAGCTTATGGAGAGGATATCCTTACTGGAAGCTCTATTACAAGATAGAGCTACAACAAATGAACAA GATCATAGGGACCATGCTGCAGCAGACAGAAGTTTGAAGGAGTTAAAGAGGCAAAAGATAGAACCAGACAAAAGTGAGGCTACAAATGTGGATTTTCCGCAATGTTCCGAAATGCTTATGGAGATTAATAATGGTAGTGCGCAGTGCATGACTCTGGAAATGTCAGATCAACAAGACCGTGTCGTCAACTGGATGAGCATGGATGACTCCCAGTTTCTTAATTTGGAGAGTGTTAAAGATGTTGATTGTGTTGCGGATTGTGAAGTTGATACAGATGACACTGATGATGATGACTTTGAGGACGAAGATGAAACTGCTATTGATGATAAAGATGtagaaaatgatgaaaactctCAAGTTCCTGATACATCGAAAGACCATTTCAATGAGGGTGTTACTGAGAGTGGAAAACATATAGAATTCTTGGAAACAGCTCATGATAGTCATGGTGAAGTGAAAGTGCAAGTAAATGAGACTAACAAAACGGAAATCAGAAAACAAAGGAGGAAAGAATGCAGAAAAACTGTTAAAGGAATTAGCAAACCGCAGTTAGAGATTCATAATTGCATACAAGAGACTGGACATAAAGGATTTGGAAGCATGTCATCAAACAATAAACCCCTAAAGGTCCCATTTTGCCCGAAGGAAGTCAAGAAAATTATAGAATCCGAGGCGCTCTCATCAAAGAATGCTCAATCCCATACGATACGAAAGATCATTGTGTTTGCTTCTCTCGGTATTCGCCATGGATGTGAGGATATGTATGACTTAAATTTCAGTCACTTTAGCATACTGCACAAGGGAGAGCCATATGTGTCTCCAAAAAGTCCAGGG GAGCATGTTCTATATGAAAATCCTGGAGTTCGGAGGAAAGTCTTCTATCCAAATCGGCAGAATGCAACACTATGCCCTATTCAAATAATTGAAGAGGAGAAAGCTATGCGTCCGTCTGACATGAGCTGCCCATCATGCTTATTTTTGTGCATCAAATATGGTGGAAGGACTAGAAATCTTCCTCAAAACGA ATATGTCAGGCAGCGTATGGGAAGAAATAAGCTGAAATCTTTTGGACCACTGATGTGTCAGATGGCAATGTTGGTGCATGTTCGTAGCGGGAGCTTCTTTTTCAAGGCTTTGGGCATTACACTTCTATTTATGGCTGGTTTTCCAGATGAAATTGTTCAAAGGGAGACCAAGTACCGTAACTTGGACTTGCTTCAAAAATATTATAG GAAAGATGAAAATGCTGAAGGAGAGGAGTTGTTTCATCTGTATCCAATAGTCTACGAAGCT ACTAGTCCAAATCCACAACAATTACATGGGAAGGCAACCAAATCAAGTGCTAAGAAGCAAGCCGGTTTGACAAGTAAATCTCAAAATACGCCGAGAGCCTTGAGCATACCCTCTGTTCCTTCAAGCTCTGTACCTTCACAATTCGGACTTATGGGATACACCACTCTTCAAAATCATGCATTGGCATCATTTCAAGGCATACCATCTCACACTCAAACAGATACTCCACCAATATCAAATGTCCAAATTGCAGGTTCTGGTCCTAACATCTCTTACCATACTGGTCAAACACCATCCCCTTTTCCGATAATTCCAGGCCACCCATCAAACTCATTCATGCCGATGATGTATTGGCCACACCTAAATGCATTTCAATCTTGTCCCTTTCCATCCTCATATGGATACCGATCCTTTCCTCATTCGTCTAATTACATGACTCTTCCTCAACCTTTTTATGGACACCCTTTCATGACTCACACATTGGAAAGAACTGAGAAGAAAGATTCAGCACTCCTGGTGGAAACTAAGAGTAATTCTGACAGTTCAAGCAGTATTGAATCGAAGGAAGCTTAA
- the LOC113317606 gene encoding calcium-dependent protein kinase 2-like, with translation MGHCFSKKEYNGPGDGKGGGGYRPGAGIAAGGQNERPNHEHVVHQARPAQQPRQQNPVPAKPSTLNSNHNRPLQTPDTILGKPFEDVKNHYSLGKELGRGQFGVTYLCTEHSTGHTYACKSISKRKLVSKSDKDDVKREIQLMQHLSGQPNIVEFKGAYEDKYSVHLVMELCAGGELFDRIIAKGHYSERAAATICRSIVNVVHICHFMGVMHRDLKPENFLLASKDENAMLKATDFGLSVFIEEGKVYRDIVGSAYYVAPEVLRRSYGKEIDVWSAGVILYILLSGVPPFWAENEKGIFEAVLQGDIDFESAPWPSISYSAKDLVKKMLTQDPRKRITSAQVLEHPWLKEGGEASDKPIDSAVLSRMKQFRAMNKLKQLALKVIAENLSEEEIKGLKSMFTNMDTDKSGTITYEELKLGLARLGSKLTETEVKQLMDAADVDGNGTIDYIEFITATMHRHKIERDDHLYKAFQHFDADNSGFITRDELEKAMKEYGMGDEESIREIISEVDADNDGRINYEEFCAMMRGGSQQPAVKLI, from the exons ATGGGTCATTGTTTCAGCAAAAAGGAGTATAATGGACCAGGTGATGGTAAAGGAGGAGGAGGGTACAGACCAGGAGCTGGAATTGCTGCAGGAGGACAGAATGAAAGACCTAATCATGAACATGTGGTTCATCAAGCCAGACCTGCCCAGCAACCAAGACAACAGAATCCAGTACCAGCAAAGCCATCTACATTGAATTCTAATCATAACAGGCCTCTTCAAACGCCTGATACTATACTTGGTAAGCCATTTGAAGATGTTAAGAACCATTATAGTCTTGGTAAAGAATTGGGTAGAGGTCAATTTGGGGTTACGTATTTATGTACTGAGCATTCAACTGGTCATACTTACGCTTGCAAATCAATTTCCAAAAGAAAACTTGTTAGTAAAAGTGATAAAGATGATGTTAAAAGAGAGATTCAGCTGATGCAACATCTTAGTGGACAACCTAATATTGTTGAGTTTAAAGGGGCTTATGAGGATAAATACTCTGTTCATTTGGTAATGGAGCTTTGTGCTGGTGGTGAACTGTTTGATAGAATCATTGCGAAAGGTCATTACTCAGAAAGGGCAGCTGCAACTATCTGTAGGTCTATTGTGAATGTTGTGCATATCTGTCATTTCATGGGTGTGATGCATAGAgatctcaaacctgagaatttcttgCTGGCAAGTAAGGATGAGAATGCCATGTTAAAAGCTACTGACTTTGGGCTTTCGGTATTCATTGAGGAAG GCAAAGTGTATCGGGATATCGTAGGGAGTGCGTATTACGTTGCTCCTGAAGTACTACGCCGTAGCTATGGGAAAGAGATAGATGTTTGGAGtgcaggagttatcttgtatattctTCTCAGTGGAGTACCTCCTTTTTGGGCTG AGAATGAGAAGGGAATATTTGAGGCTGTACTACAGGGAGATATTGATTTTGAAAGTGCGCCCTGGCCTAGCATATCATACAGTGCCAAAGATCTTGTCAAAAAGATGCTAACTCAGGACCCAAGAAAACGAATTACTTCTGCACAGGTTCTTG AGCATCCATGGCTCAAAGAAGGTGGGGAAGCATCAGACAAGCCAATTGACAGCGCAGTGCTTTCCAGAATGAAGCAATTTAGGGCAATGAATAAGCTCAAGCAGCTTGCACTAAAG GTAATTGCTGAAAATCTCTCCGAAGAAGAAATTAAAGGTCTCAAATCAATGTTCACGAACATGGACACTGACAAAAGTGGGACAATAACGTACGAAGAGCTGAAGTTGGGATTGGCGCGACTTGGGTCAAAGCTCACAGAAACTGAGGTCAAGCAGCTGATGGATGCT GCTGATGTGGATGGAAATGGGACAATTGATTATATCGAGTTTATTACTGCTACAATGCATAGACACAAGATAGAAAGAGATGACCATCTTTACAAAGCCTTCCAGCATTTTGATGCAGATAATAGTGG GTTTATCACAAGAGATGAGTTGGAAAAGGCCATGAAGGAGTATGGAATGGGTGATGAAGAGAGTATTAGGGAAATAATATCAGAAGTCGATGCAGATAAT GATGGGAGGATTAATTATGAGGAGTTCTGTGCTATGATGAGAGGTGGCTCACAACAACCTGCCGTAAAACTTATTTAG